A section of the Streptomyces agglomeratus genome encodes:
- a CDS encoding beta-ketoacyl-[acyl-carrier-protein] synthase family protein translates to MTRRVAVTGVGIVAPGGVGTAAFWDLLANGRTATRGITLFDPAGFRSRIAAEVDFDPAAHGLDRDQVARSDRYVQFALVAAQEALRDSGLVVEDEDPWRIGVTLGTAVGGTTRLEHDYVAVSGSGARWDVDHRSAGPHLHRAFSPSVLASAVAEQVGAHGPVQTVTTGCTSGLDAIGYAFHSIQEGRVDVCVAGASDSPISPITMACFDAIKATSPNNDDPAHASRPFDADRDGFVMGEGGAVLVLEELEHAVARGANIYCEIGGYATFANAHHMTGLTREGLEMARAIDTALRHARLDRTAIDYVNAHGSGTKQNDRHETSAVKRSLGDHAYDTPMSSIKSMVGHSLGAIGAIELVACVLAMVHQVVPPTANYETPDPECDLDYVPRTARQRKLRSVLSVGSGFGGFQSAVVMTSLNGRAT, encoded by the coding sequence ATGACCCGGCGGGTGGCGGTTACCGGAGTCGGTATCGTCGCGCCCGGCGGAGTCGGCACCGCCGCGTTCTGGGACCTGCTGGCTAACGGGCGTACGGCGACTCGGGGCATCACTCTCTTCGATCCTGCAGGGTTCCGCTCGCGCATCGCCGCGGAGGTTGACTTTGACCCCGCGGCCCACGGCCTCGACCGGGACCAGGTGGCACGCTCCGACCGGTACGTCCAGTTCGCGCTGGTAGCCGCTCAGGAGGCCCTGCGCGATTCCGGCCTAGTCGTCGAGGATGAAGACCCGTGGCGCATCGGGGTGACACTGGGCACTGCTGTCGGCGGCACTACCCGTCTTGAGCATGATTACGTCGCCGTCAGCGGCTCCGGTGCGCGCTGGGACGTGGACCACCGGTCTGCCGGCCCCCATCTGCACCGGGCGTTCTCACCGAGCGTTCTCGCTTCTGCAGTGGCCGAACAAGTCGGCGCCCACGGGCCGGTGCAGACCGTTACGACCGGCTGCACCTCAGGGCTCGACGCCATCGGCTACGCCTTCCACTCCATCCAGGAGGGCAGGGTCGACGTCTGCGTGGCCGGCGCCTCGGACTCGCCGATTTCGCCGATCACCATGGCGTGCTTCGACGCAATCAAGGCGACGTCCCCGAACAACGACGACCCTGCCCACGCATCGCGGCCCTTCGATGCCGACCGGGACGGGTTTGTCATGGGAGAGGGCGGTGCCGTCCTCGTGCTGGAAGAGCTGGAACACGCCGTAGCCCGAGGCGCGAACATCTATTGCGAGATCGGCGGGTACGCCACCTTCGCCAACGCACACCACATGACGGGCCTTACCCGCGAGGGCCTGGAAATGGCTCGGGCAATCGACACCGCACTCCGCCATGCTCGCCTCGACCGCACGGCAATCGACTACGTCAACGCGCACGGCTCGGGCACCAAGCAGAACGACCGGCACGAGACATCCGCGGTGAAACGCTCCCTCGGCGATCACGCGTACGACACACCCATGAGCTCGATCAAGTCCATGGTGGGCCACTCCCTCGGCGCCATCGGCGCGATCGAGCTGGTGGCTTGTGTGCTGGCTATGGTCCACCAAGTAGTGCCCCCAACCGCGAATTACGAGACGCCGGACCCCGAGTGCGACCTGGACTACGTACCGCGAACCGCTCGACAGCGGAAGCTGCGCAGTGTGCTTTCGGTAGGCAGCGGCTTCGGTGGATTCCAGTCCGCCGTCGTCATGACGAGCCTCAACGGGAGGGCCACATGA